In Gambusia affinis linkage group LG08, SWU_Gaff_1.0, whole genome shotgun sequence, a single window of DNA contains:
- the cbln1 gene encoding cerebellin-1 isoform X1, whose translation MLVLCLLSAAWLAAGPARAQNETEPIVLEGKCLVVCDSNPTSDPTGMALGISVRSGSAKVAFSAVRNTNHEPSEMSNRTMVIYFDQVLVNVGRNFDEERSSFIAPRKGIYSFNFHVVKVYNRQLIQVSLMHNGWAVISAFAGDQDVTREAASNAVLIEMEKGDRAYLKLEKGNLMGGWKFSTFSGFLVFPL comes from the exons ATGTTGGTGCTGTGCTTGCTGAGTGCCGCCTGGCTCGCTGCTGGCCCGGCTCGGGCTCAGAATGAGACCGAACCCATCGTTTTGGAGGGGAAGTGCCTGGTGGTGTGCGACTCCAACCCGACCTCGGACCCGACGGGCATGGCGCTCGGCATCTCTGTGCGCTCCGGCAGCGCGAAGGTGGCTTTCTCCGCGGTCCGGAACACCAACCACGAACCGTCCGAGATGAGCAACCGAACCATGGTCATCTACTTTGACCAG gtTTTAGTAAACGTTGGGAGGAATTTTGACGAGGAACGAAGTAGCTTCATCGCGCCGCGGAAAGGGATTTACAGTTTTAACTTCCATGTAGTCAAAGTCTACAACCGCCAACTCATACAG GTGAGCCTGATGCACAACGGCTGGGCGGTGATCTCTGCATTCGCCGGCGACCAGGATGTGACCCGCGAAGCTGCCAGCAACGCCGTCCTGATCGAGATGGAGAAGGGCGACCGGGCCTACCTCAAACTGGAAAAAGGAAACCTGATGGGCGGATGGAAATTCTCCACTTTCTCCGGGTTCCTGGTGTTCCCGTTGTAG
- the cbln1 gene encoding cerebellin-1 isoform X2 yields the protein MLVLCLLSAAWLAAGPARAQNETEPIVLEGKCLVVCDSNPTSDPTGMALGISVRSGSAKVAFSAVRNTNHEPSEMSNRTMVIYFDQVLVNVGRNFDEERSSFIAPRKGIYSFNFHVVKVYNRQLIQEKYFSSRHKPKSYPSNAPVIRPAHLLR from the exons ATGTTGGTGCTGTGCTTGCTGAGTGCCGCCTGGCTCGCTGCTGGCCCGGCTCGGGCTCAGAATGAGACCGAACCCATCGTTTTGGAGGGGAAGTGCCTGGTGGTGTGCGACTCCAACCCGACCTCGGACCCGACGGGCATGGCGCTCGGCATCTCTGTGCGCTCCGGCAGCGCGAAGGTGGCTTTCTCCGCGGTCCGGAACACCAACCACGAACCGTCCGAGATGAGCAACCGAACCATGGTCATCTACTTTGACCAG gtTTTAGTAAACGTTGGGAGGAATTTTGACGAGGAACGAAGTAGCTTCATCGCGCCGCGGAAAGGGATTTACAGTTTTAACTTCCATGTAGTCAAAGTCTACAACCGCCAACTCATACAG GAGAAATACTTCAGTTCTCGACATAAACCGAAATCATATCCGTCCAACGCGCCCGTCATCCGTCCTGCACATCTGCTGCGCTGA